In the Sus scrofa isolate TJ Tabasco breed Duroc chromosome 6, Sscrofa11.1, whole genome shotgun sequence genome, one interval contains:
- the TGFB1 gene encoding transforming growth factor beta-1 precursor (The RefSeq protein has 1 substitution compared to this genomic sequence), which produces MPPSGLRLLPLLLPLLWLLVLTPGRPAAGLSTCKTIDMELVKRKRIEAIRGQILSKLRLASPPSQGDVPPGPLPEAVLALYNSTRDRVAGESVEPEPEPEADYYAKEVTRVLMLESGNQIYDKFKGTPHSLYMLFNTSELREAVPEPVLLSRAELRLLRLKLKVEQHVELYQKYSNDSWRYLSNRLLAPSDSPEWLSFDVTGVVRQWLTRREAIEGFRLSAHCSCDSKDNTLHVEINGFNSGRRGDLATIHGMNRPFLLLMATPLERAQHLHSSRHRRALDTNYCFSSTEKNCCVRQLYIDFRKDLGWKWIHEPKGYHANFCLGPCPYIWSLDTQYSKVLALYNQHNPGASAAPCCVPQALEPLPIVYYVGRKPKVEQLSNMIVRSCKCS; this is translated from the exons ATGCCGCCTTCGGGGCTGCGGCTCTtgccgctgctgctgccgctgctgtggctgctAGTGCTGACGCCTGGCCGGCCGGCCGCCGGACTGTCCACCTGCAAGACCATCGACATGGAGCTGGTGAAGCGGAAGCGCATCGAGGCCATTCGCGGCCAGATTCTGTCCAAGCTTCGGCTCGCCAGCCCCCCGAGCCAGGGGGACGTGCCGCCCGGCCCGCTGCCTGAGGCCGTACTGGCTCTTTACAACAGTACCCGCGACCGGGTAGCCGGGGAAAGTGTCGAACCGGAGCCCGAGCCAGAGGCGGACTACTACGCCAAGGAGGTCACCCGCGTGCTAATGGTGGAAAGCGGCAACC AAATCTATGATAAATTCAAGGGCACCCCCCACAGCTTATATATGCTGTTCAACACGTCGGAGCTCCGGGAAGCGGTGCCGGAACCTGTATTGCTCTCTCGGGCAGAGCTGCGCCTGCTGAGGCTCAAGTTAAAAGTGGAGCAGCACGTGGAGCTATACCAG AAATACAGCAATGATTCCTGGCGCTACCTCAGCAACCGGCTGCTGGCCCCCAGTGACTCACCGGAGTGGCTGTCCTTTGATGTCACCGGAGTTGTGCGGCAGTGGCTGACCCGCAGAG AGGCTATAGAGGGTTTTCGCCTCAGTGCCCACTGTTCCTGTGACAGCAAAGATAACACACTCCACGTGGAAATTAACG GGTTCAATTCTGGCCGCCGGGGTGACCTGGCCACCATTCACGGCATGAACCGGCCCTTCCTGCTCCTCATGGCCACCCCGCTGGAGAGGGCCCAGCACCTGCACAGCTCCCGGCACCGCCGAGCCCTGGATACCAACTACTGCTTCAG CTCCACGGAGAAGAACTGCTGCGTGCGGCAGCTCTACATTGACTTCCGGAAGGACCTGGGCTGGAAGTGGATTCATGAACCCAAGGGCTACCATGCCAATTTCTGCCTGGGGCCCTGTCCCTACATCTGGAGCCTAGACACTCAGTACAGCAAG GTCCTGGCTCTGTACAACCAGCACAACCCGGGCGCGTCGGCGGCGCCGTGCTGCGTGCCGCAGGCGCTGGAGCCACTGCCCATCGTGTACTACGTGGGCCGCAAGCCCAAGGTGGAGCAGCTGTCCAACATGATCGTGCGTTCCTGCAAGTGCAGctga
- the TGFB1 gene encoding transforming growth factor beta-1 isoform X1 — protein MPPSGLRLLPLLLPLLWLLVLTPGRPAAGLSTCKTIDMELVKRKRIEAIRGQILSKLRLASPPSQGDVPPGPLPEAVLALYNSTRDRVAGESVEPEPEPEADYYAKEVTRVLMVESGNQIYDKFKGTPHSLYMLFNTSELREAVPEPVLLSRAELRLLRLKLKVEQHVELYQKYSNDSWRYLSNRLLAPSDSPEWLSFDVTGVVRQWLTRREAIEGFRLSAHCSCDSKDNTLHVEINAGFNSGRRGDLATIHGMNRPFLLLMATPLERAQHLHSSRHRRALDTNYCFSSTEKNCCVRQLYIDFRKDLGWKWIHEPKGYHANFCLGPCPYIWSLDTQYSKVLALYNQHNPGASAAPCCVPQALEPLPIVYYVGRKPKVEQLSNMIVRSCKCS, from the exons ATGCCGCCTTCGGGGCTGCGGCTCTtgccgctgctgctgccgctgctgtggctgctAGTGCTGACGCCTGGCCGGCCGGCCGCCGGACTGTCCACCTGCAAGACCATCGACATGGAGCTGGTGAAGCGGAAGCGCATCGAGGCCATTCGCGGCCAGATTCTGTCCAAGCTTCGGCTCGCCAGCCCCCCGAGCCAGGGGGACGTGCCGCCCGGCCCGCTGCCTGAGGCCGTACTGGCTCTTTACAACAGTACCCGCGACCGGGTAGCCGGGGAAAGTGTCGAACCGGAGCCCGAGCCAGAGGCGGACTACTACGCCAAGGAGGTCACCCGCGTGCTAATGGTGGAAAGCGGCAACC AAATCTATGATAAATTCAAGGGCACCCCCCACAGCTTATATATGCTGTTCAACACGTCGGAGCTCCGGGAAGCGGTGCCGGAACCTGTATTGCTCTCTCGGGCAGAGCTGCGCCTGCTGAGGCTCAAGTTAAAAGTGGAGCAGCACGTGGAGCTATACCAG AAATACAGCAATGATTCCTGGCGCTACCTCAGCAACCGGCTGCTGGCCCCCAGTGACTCACCGGAGTGGCTGTCCTTTGATGTCACCGGAGTTGTGCGGCAGTGGCTGACCCGCAGAG AGGCTATAGAGGGTTTTCGCCTCAGTGCCCACTGTTCCTGTGACAGCAAAGATAACACACTCCACGTGGAAATTAACG CAGGGTTCAATTCTGGCCGCCGGGGTGACCTGGCCACCATTCACGGCATGAACCGGCCCTTCCTGCTCCTCATGGCCACCCCGCTGGAGAGGGCCCAGCACCTGCACAGCTCCCGGCACCGCCGAGCCCTGGATACCAACTACTGCTTCAG CTCCACGGAGAAGAACTGCTGCGTGCGGCAGCTCTACATTGACTTCCGGAAGGACCTGGGCTGGAAGTGGATTCATGAACCCAAGGGCTACCATGCCAATTTCTGCCTGGGGCCCTGTCCCTACATCTGGAGCCTAGACACTCAGTACAGCAAG GTCCTGGCTCTGTACAACCAGCACAACCCGGGCGCGTCGGCGGCGCCGTGCTGCGTGCCGCAGGCGCTGGAGCCACTGCCCATCGTGTACTACGTGGGCCGCAAGCCCAAGGTGGAGCAGCTGTCCAACATGATCGTGCGTTCCTGCAAGTGCAGctga
- the LOC110261354 gene encoding basic proline-rich protein-like, whose amino-acid sequence MRTAARPPQAFPLRAAPAPRASWPPPPPFAPGFVPPPSSRRGSTRQLGPRPGAGGTPPPGHPPARSRLRGQPQPEEEEEAAEEQPEAPGIPRTHPSEPPFHLCSSVLPESLNFPPTPDPPTFSGETPQPL is encoded by the exons ATGAGGACGGCGGCCCGGCCCCCCCAAGCCTTCCCCCTGagggccgcccccgccccgcgcgctTCCTGG ccgccgccgccgcccttcGCGCCCGGCTTCGTCCCACCCCCCTCCTCCCGCCGCGGATCCACCAGACAGCTAGGCCCCcggccgggggcaggggggacgCCCCCTCCGGGGCACCCCCCGGCTCGGAGCCGCCTGCGGGGCCAGCCTCAgccagaagaggaggaagaagccgCCGAGGAGCAGCCCGAGGCCCCAGG GATACCGAGAACCCACCCATCAGAGCCTCCCTTCCACCTCTGCTCCTCCGTTCTCCCTGAGAGCCTCaacttccctcccaccccagatcCTCCTACCTTTTCTGGGGAGACCCCTCAGCCCCTGTAG